One Paenibacillus crassostreae DNA segment encodes these proteins:
- a CDS encoding sensor histidine kinase: protein MRKRLPFISIKSKILIICLTVIIVPILVMTALSYSSSQNLLERKYTELLMDIAKQTNVRIDEYFKEVEKISLVTSFGMNSNMNDSSEKNYPIQEFLRDDSEENKNEVYGMMMNYVMMKDQEISIYLYNLNGGQDLIVGADQPYDYTYRPTTEEWFHYFQVSTSKMMILDTHIDRQTKNNTLAISHIRKILDTDSGTLLGFMVVSIDLHVIDIASNRLQESLRKRFTIVDESDNIIYNADFSLIGQKFSDTLRPSKSDQIIVDSQFARQRWTTFLYMPRHELSAEGNILRHNMYLLATLMLLFLVIVSIFLSSVITHPIKKLMRNILLVEKGQFDQVEEIRSRDEIGHLSTRFQRMSHELKRLVERIQQEEKDKASAEIRALQSQINPHFLYNTLGSVKWIASMQQADKIVEMTDALIKMLFYATRSEGALVTVREELDNLYNYMTIQKVRYYNRIQLVIEADEEVLHYRMPKLILQPMVENAIFHGLALKEEGGVVTVKVERSSSDVMIEVHDNGVGMDEETIRTIKASLAQEKDGIEPENIGLYNVTRRLKLHYGERHGLTFESESEIGTTFRMVLPNMNDD from the coding sequence ATGAGAAAGCGCTTACCATTTATAAGTATCAAATCGAAAATATTGATTATCTGCCTGACGGTCATCATCGTGCCGATCTTAGTGATGACGGCTCTCTCTTATTCCTCCTCTCAAAACTTATTGGAACGGAAATATACGGAATTGTTGATGGATATCGCCAAGCAGACGAATGTCCGAATCGACGAGTATTTTAAGGAAGTTGAAAAAATATCACTTGTGACCAGCTTCGGCATGAACAGTAACATGAACGATTCGTCAGAGAAAAATTATCCGATCCAGGAATTTCTTCGTGACGATAGCGAAGAGAACAAGAATGAAGTATACGGCATGATGATGAACTACGTGATGATGAAAGACCAGGAAATCTCCATCTATTTGTATAATTTGAACGGCGGACAAGATCTGATTGTTGGTGCCGATCAACCCTATGACTACACTTATCGTCCAACAACAGAAGAGTGGTTTCATTATTTTCAAGTTTCCACCAGCAAGATGATGATTCTGGATACTCACATCGATAGACAGACCAAGAACAACACGTTGGCGATCTCGCATATTCGCAAAATATTAGATACCGACAGCGGTACGCTGCTTGGGTTCATGGTAGTCAGCATCGACCTACATGTGATCGACATTGCCAGCAACAGGTTGCAGGAGTCCTTGCGCAAGCGCTTCACAATCGTAGATGAATCCGACAATATCATTTATAATGCTGATTTTTCATTGATCGGCCAGAAATTCTCCGATACGCTACGCCCGAGCAAGTCTGATCAAATCATCGTAGACAGCCAGTTCGCCCGTCAACGATGGACGACCTTTCTCTATATGCCGAGGCATGAATTATCGGCCGAGGGAAATATTTTGCGGCATAACATGTATCTCCTTGCTACGCTAATGCTGCTATTTCTCGTAATTGTCTCGATCTTTCTATCCAGTGTGATTACTCATCCGATCAAAAAACTAATGAGAAATATTCTGCTTGTCGAGAAGGGGCAGTTTGATCAGGTCGAAGAAATTCGCTCGCGCGACGAAATCGGTCATCTCTCTACTCGCTTTCAGAGGATGTCCCATGAATTGAAACGGCTTGTCGAGCGGATTCAACAGGAAGAAAAAGACAAGGCTTCCGCCGAAATACGCGCGCTACAGTCACAGATCAATCCGCACTTCCTCTATAATACGCTTGGTTCTGTAAAGTGGATCGCCTCTATGCAGCAGGCTGACAAAATCGTTGAAATGACGGATGCGCTTATCAAGATGCTGTTCTATGCCACACGGTCTGAAGGAGCTTTGGTAACGGTTCGTGAGGAGCTTGACAATCTTTACAATTACATGACGATCCAAAAAGTCCGCTATTACAATCGGATTCAATTGGTTATTGAGGCAGATGAGGAAGTTCTACATTACCGAATGCCCAAATTGATTCTCCAGCCAATGGTTGAGAATGCGATTTTTCACGGCTTAGCTTTGAAGGAAGAAGGTGGTGTGGTTACCGTCAAAGTCGAGCGTTCAAGTAGCGATGTTATGATCGAGGTTCATGACAATGGTGTCGGCATGGACGAGGAGACAATTCGGACCATTAAGGCTTCGCTTGCTCAAGAAAAAGATGGAATCGAACCCGAGAACATCGGTCTTTATAATGTAACACGGCGCCTTAAGCTTCATTATGGAGAGAGACATGGATTAACATTTGAGAGCGAATCGGAAATAGGCACAACATTCCGCATGGTTCTACCGAACATGAATGATGATTAG